The nucleotide sequence TCCAATGATTGGTACGCGGCGCTCCGTCGCCCGAACGTCCGTGTGGAGACGTCACCAATCGCTACAGTGCTGGCACACGGAATCGCTACCGCTAGGGGCGGCGTGCACGAGGCTGACGCGATCATCCTGGGGACAGGTTTTCAGGCGAACGACTTTCTAGCTCCGATGCGCATCACCGGCCTTGAAGACAAGGACCTCAACGAAGCATGGCGGGACGGCGCCGAGGCGTACCTGGGCATCACAATCTCTGGGTTCCCGAATCTCTTCCTGCTATACGGACCAAACACGAACCTCGGTCACAACTCGATCATCCTCATGCTCGAGGCGCAGATCAATTACACCCTCGACGCTATCCGTCACCTGCGCGACGCGCAGCTCAGCTGGCTCGACGTGAAACCAGCGACACAAAATGCCTTCAACAAGAAAGTGCAAGAGCGCATGGAGTCCACCATCTGGGACCGTGAATGCACCAGTTGGTACAAGAACGACGCGGGGAAGAACACGAACAACTGGCCCGGTTTCACCTTTTCCTACTACGCCATGACGCGCAAGCTCGATCCTGCTGACTACTACGCCGAGCCGATGCGCGCGTCAGTATCGTGACTCGTGTGAAAACAACAGATCGTTTGAGCCCCCGCGCCATGCGACTCGGTGTTCAGCTTCTCCTGCGTCCGGTGCTGAATCCAGCAATTCCAGTGCCGGTGCAGCGCAGACTGATTGCTGCGGTAAGTGGTGCGTCGATGCTGCCACGGAACACTGTGGTGGAGAAGGTCACGCTCGGCACGCGGCCAGCGGATCGCGTCAGCATTCGCGGTAACAGTACGGTTGGCTCGGTGCTCTATTTGCACGGTGGCGGCTATACAGTCGGCTCGCCAGCGACGCACCGGCCACTCGCTGCGCACCTGGCAAAGGCTGCGGGCGCGGAGGTCTACTCTCTCGACTATCGCCTCGCGCCTGAGACGGCATATCCAGGCGCTGTAGATGACGTAGTCGCCGCATACCAGGCCCTGCTCGCAGACGGTGTACAACCCAGCACAACCGTCATCGCCGGTGATTCCGCAGGTGGCGGACTCACGATGGCAGCGCTGCTCCGCATTCGAGACGCGGGAATGCCGCTCCCCGCCGGTGCGGTGCTGCTATCCCCCTGGCTTGATCTGACGCTCGACCAGCTTGCCGACCGGCCCGACCCGATGCTTCAGGTTTCGTGGCTGCGCAAATGTGCGGAACTTTATGTCGGCAGCAAAGACGTCGCGGGCGCGATCACCAGCGAACTCGACCCGCTCACTACAGACATAAGTCGATTGCCCGCGCTGCTGATCCATGTCGGTAGCGACGAGATTCTCTTCAACGACTCGGAACGGCTCGCTGAGCATGCACGCACTGCTGGGATACCTGTCGAGTACCGGGTTTTCGACGGCCTGTGGCACGTGGTGCATCTGCACGCCGGACTGGTTGCCGAATCCACAGCCGCGGTCGGCGAGGCCGGCCGGTTCATTCGCGAAGTAATACAGCGATAGCGGGTGCAGTTCACCTGGCCTAGATTCAGAACTCTTCATATGGTGGTGACGGAATCAGAGCTGGCTCGCTGCATCCCCGTAGCCTCATGGGAAACAGGACAGACTCACAAGTCGTTTCGGCGCATTCTGTCCCGTTGCTTGTGAGGCTGTCGCCGCAATGGTTGGGCTACGCTCGCCCCATGACACTGGTCACCGTCGATGACGTGCGAGGTGCCGCGACCCGGATCGCCAGCGACGTCATCAGAACACCGCTCCTCCCCTGTGCGCGCCTGTCCGACGAACTTGGGCTGCGGGTTCTCATCAAACCGGAGAGCCTGCAAAACACCGGTAGCTTCAAAGTGCGAGGAGCCCTCAACACCCTGCTCACATGGAAGGAGAACGGCACACTCCCCGAGGGGGTCGTCGGCTTCTCCGCAGGGAACCATGCCGCCGCGGTCGCCTTCGCGGGTCAGCGGCTCGGCGTGAAAGCGATCATCGCGATGCCACACGACGCAGTCGAATCCAAAGTCATCAATGTGCGGCGCTACGGTGGCGAAATCGTGCCGACGGACGACCTGTTGGGTACCACTGAGGAACTGGCCGCGCAGTACGGGTATCCCGCGCTGCTGCCGTTTAACTTGCCCGAAGTCATCGCTGGTCAAGGCACAGTCGGGCTGGAGATTGCAGAAGACGCTCAAGATGCGGCGGCGGTGATCGTGCCAGTCGGTGGAGGTGGTCTGATCAGCGGGATTGGGGCGGCCGTGACGGCACTAGCCCCGTCGATGCGCGTTATCGGTGTTGAGCCGGAAGTCTCTAATGCGCTGTCCCTCGCGATGACGCACGGTGAAGTGCGCGAACTGCCTCGTGCCGCGCGGACCATCGCCGACGGCCTTGCGGCGCCGCGAGCCGGGAACCACACCCTGGAGAACGCGCTCGCCTACGTCGACGAAATGGCAGTAGTCAGCGAAAACGCGATCGGTGAGGCGTGGGCTGACCTCGCGGATTCGGCGAAGCTGATCGTGGAGCCTGCCGCGGCGGTGGGACTGGCAGCGTTGCGGTCCGGAGCTGTCTCATTGCCAGCCGGCAGCACCGTCGTCCTCGTCGTGTCAGGCGGCAATGCGGACTTGGTAAAGCTGGCCCAGGCCCGGATGGGCTGAGCCCGCTGCTGCGCCCTGGGTTTAACAGGGAAGCATGACGGGTACCGCTCCCCCATGGCTGAATACCGGATCATCAACTCGTCCAAGGAAGTCGTCGAAAGCACCAAACTGCACGACGCGACAGAGGCCGTCGAATGGTTCCGAAACAACCTGCCCAACGGTGCCGACGCCTATCGTCTCGAAGTGCAAACTGACCAGGGGGACTGGGAGATGCTCGATGAAACCGAGAGCACGTAACCCCTAGAACCCACGCACCTATAACGCCTGCCCGTAGTACCGTCGTCTGCGTGGGACGGGCGGTCGAGGAGTCGAATCGTCGCATGCTGCGGGCGCGCGACATGATCGACCGCGCTTACGCCGATGACCTCGATATCTCAGCGCTCGCCCGCGCCGCACACGTGTCGGAAGCACATTTCATCCGCACGTTCAAGGAAACGTTCGGCGAAACGCCTCACCGGTACTTGCAGCGGCGCCGCATTGAACGATCGATGTTCCTGCTCCGCGAAACCCGCCAGAGCGTTACGGACATCTGCTTCGCCGTCGGTTTCTCCAGCCTCGGCACGTTCAGCAGAACATTTCGCGCGATCATGGGTGAATCACCCACCGAGTATCGACGTCACACGGCAGGCCTGCCCCCGGTACCCACGTGCTTCGTCATGAACTGGTACCGACCCAGCACTGAAGTGAAGCCCGCCCACCAAGACTGAGCAGTTTTGGAGAAGCGTGCGCTTCTGCCTGCTCCGTACTGTTACGGGCATGGCAGATCAATTGGTAACTGGAACAACCCATTCGCAGCTTTTCGTTCTCGACCAAGATGAGGCTCTCGACTTTTACGTCGGCAAGCTCGGCTTGGAGGTCCAGACCGACGCGGACATGGGTTTCATGCGCTGGCTGACCGTCGCCGTCCCTGGCGATGCACGCCACGAAATCCTTCTCATGAAGCCTGGCCCGCCCAACCATGACGAGGCTACGGCGGAACTCGTACGTGAACTCCTCACAAAAGGGGCCCTCGGGACGGTCATCTTCGGCACAGACGATTGCCAGAAGACCTTCGACGAACTCGAGAAGAAAGGTGTCGAATTCACGCAGGAACCCGTTGAACGGTTTTATGGCACCGATTGCTCCCTCCGAGATCCCTTCGGTAACCATATCCGCATTACGCAACGCGCCTTGGAACCCGTCACAGTCCCCACCAATCCCAAGTTCTGACGAGCACCACCGGCTACCCTCCGAGTATGGCCAAGGCCAAATCGGCAGCGCCGGTGGAACTCGAAGTCGGCGACCGCGTCATCAAACTATCGAGTCCCGACCGCGTGTACTTCACGCAGCGCGGCGAAACAAAACTCGACCTCGCGAAGTACTACATGTCCGTCGGAGATGGCATCGTCAGGGCCCTTCGCGAGCGTCCGTGCATGCTGCACCGCTTCCCGGACGGAGTCGACGGTCAGAAAGTCCATCAGAAACGCCTCCCCCGCGGGGCGCCGCCGTGGGTGGAAACGGTGCGGCTGCACTTCCCGAGATACAACCGGACCGCGGATGAACTGTGCGTCACGGAACTCGGCAGCGTCATCTGGGCCGTCCAGATGTCAACCGTGGAGTTCCATCCCTGGAACTCGCGCCGCGCGGACACTGAGAAGCCCGATGAATGGCGTATCGATCTCGATCCGATGCCCAAGTGCCCTTTCTCGAAGGTGCGGCGGGCAGCCGAGGTCAGCCACGAAATCCTTGA is from Hoyosella subflava DQS3-9A1 and encodes:
- the ligD gene encoding non-homologous end-joining DNA ligase, which produces MAKAKSAAPVELEVGDRVIKLSSPDRVYFTQRGETKLDLAKYYMSVGDGIVRALRERPCMLHRFPDGVDGQKVHQKRLPRGAPPWVETVRLHFPRYNRTADELCVTELGSVIWAVQMSTVEFHPWNSRRADTEKPDEWRIDLDPMPKCPFSKVRRAAEVSHEILEELGAVGWPKTSGGHGLHIYVRIKPEHGFAEVRRAALAFAREVERRLPDDVTTAWWRRDRSPSDLFVDYNQNARDHTIAAAYSVRGNPRGTVSAPLKWDEIPDAEPNDFTIASMPDRFAKFGDLHEGIDDAVFDLQPLLEWADRDGLEQ
- a CDS encoding helix-turn-helix domain-containing protein → MLRARDMIDRAYADDLDISALARAAHVSEAHFIRTFKETFGETPHRYLQRRRIERSMFLLRETRQSVTDICFAVGFSSLGTFSRTFRAIMGESPTEYRRHTAGLPPVPTCFVMNWYRPSTEVKPAHQD
- a CDS encoding alpha/beta hydrolase, with the protein product MKTTDRLSPRAMRLGVQLLLRPVLNPAIPVPVQRRLIAAVSGASMLPRNTVVEKVTLGTRPADRVSIRGNSTVGSVLYLHGGGYTVGSPATHRPLAAHLAKAAGAEVYSLDYRLAPETAYPGAVDDVVAAYQALLADGVQPSTTVIAGDSAGGGLTMAALLRIRDAGMPLPAGAVLLSPWLDLTLDQLADRPDPMLQVSWLRKCAELYVGSKDVAGAITSELDPLTTDISRLPALLIHVGSDEILFNDSERLAEHARTAGIPVEYRVFDGLWHVVHLHAGLVAESTAAVGEAGRFIREVIQR
- a CDS encoding threonine ammonia-lyase; translation: MTLVTVDDVRGAATRIASDVIRTPLLPCARLSDELGLRVLIKPESLQNTGSFKVRGALNTLLTWKENGTLPEGVVGFSAGNHAAAVAFAGQRLGVKAIIAMPHDAVESKVINVRRYGGEIVPTDDLLGTTEELAAQYGYPALLPFNLPEVIAGQGTVGLEIAEDAQDAAAVIVPVGGGGLISGIGAAVTALAPSMRVIGVEPEVSNALSLAMTHGEVRELPRAARTIADGLAAPRAGNHTLENALAYVDEMAVVSENAIGEAWADLADSAKLIVEPAAAVGLAALRSGAVSLPAGSTVVLVVSGGNADLVKLAQARMG
- a CDS encoding VOC family protein translates to MADQLVTGTTHSQLFVLDQDEALDFYVGKLGLEVQTDADMGFMRWLTVAVPGDARHEILLMKPGPPNHDEATAELVRELLTKGALGTVIFGTDDCQKTFDELEKKGVEFTQEPVERFYGTDCSLRDPFGNHIRITQRALEPVTVPTNPKF